The proteins below are encoded in one region of Citrobacter enshiensis:
- a CDS encoding helix-turn-helix domain-containing protein: MSSMDCSFKYRRLMEVDFRSILVFIAFVETGSLYSASLILGCSPSSVSIHLKRVRHYFDEPLFIREGRNLESTEYAVNLSQQLKEFFTTFDTFFAKGNVNL; encoded by the coding sequence ATGAGTTCAATGGATTGTAGTTTTAAATATCGTCGTCTTATGGAGGTCGATTTTAGATCGATACTCGTATTTATCGCATTTGTTGAAACAGGAAGCTTATACAGTGCATCCTTGATTCTCGGCTGTTCTCCGTCATCGGTCAGTATCCATCTGAAGCGAGTCAGACACTACTTTGATGAGCCTTTATTCATTCGAGAAGGCCGTAATCTTGAGTCTACTGAATATGCAGTTAACTTAAGTCAACAACTTAAAGAATTTTTTACCACCTTTGATACCTTTTTTGCTAAAGGTAATGTTAATCTTTAA